The Streptomyces sp. NBC_00236 DNA window GTATCGCAAGAAATCACCCAACTCATCGAAGCCGAGAAGGCGAAGCAAATCTCCGTTTCCACGCTTCTTCAGATGTTGCCCGCCAAGGAGCGTGATCGGGATGAATTGAAACTTGCCCGCGCACGCTTCCACAAGGAACGGAAGCAGGCTGAGGCAAAGACAGGAGCCGGTGACCTCACCATTGAGGAGTTCTTCGACCTACCCATTGAACGCCAGCAAGAAATCGTCCTGCACAGCCTGTCAGCCGTAATGATCCATCCGGCAGGCCGAGGCAGGCGGGTTTTTGACCCCAGCCTCATCGAGCCGGTTTGGCGGTAGGAGGGACGGATCGCCCCTGAAGCAGGAGCGCACGCCGTACCCATTCCTCATCGCGTGCAGGCGCTCGGCGAAGATGCATACGCATCCATTCCTCCGTGGACATCACCGCCGGCTTCGCCTCCCGTTGCCGAGGCCGCGAACTAGTCGTCGTACTCATCGAGCACACCTCCCAATCGGGCTTCACGGGCTGCGTCGCGGTTGTGTTGGATGTCGCGGTGGATGTTGGCGGCGAGCCAGGATTCGCCGGGGGTGTGCCCGTGGCCGGCGTAGGTCCAGTGCGCGAGCGTGAGGGTCGTGGCCTCGGGGTGCTCGTCGGGGCCCGGGAGACCGAGGGCGGCGCGTTGCTGGGCGGCGCGGTAGTCGGCGCGGACCTGCCGGAGGGCGCCGAGAGTGGTGGAATAGCGGCGGGATTTGGTGGAGAAGTGGCCGCGGAAGCCGAGCATGTGGGCCCAGTCGCGGAGCTTGCGATCGGGGTAGGCGTGGTGGAGGTCCAGGCACGCTTCGATCAGTCGCCGGGGGTGGTCCGGGACGTCGAGCAGGATCAGCGCTTCCTTGTTTCCGATCCGGTGGTCCACGGTCCCGGTCGTCTCGGCCGCCTTCGTGGCGTACTTGGCGACATAGGAGGCAACGGCTTGCTCGGTGAGGTCTTCGCCGTTCCCGAACGCCCCGATGGGCTGGACGTCGAGCTGTGTGCCCCAGCGCAGCACCCAAGGGGTGATGAATCCGGCTTCCTCGTTCGCAGGCACGACGACTTCGACCCGAGCCGCCGCGGCGCGAATCGCGTCGTCGAGCAGAGTGAGGGTGGCCCAGGCCGGCGGGGGTGAGTCCGGGCCGTCCGGTCCGTCGAAGCGGATCACAGCGTGGAAGTGGACCGCTCCGCGCTTTTGGTACTCCGCGACCTTCCCGAAGGAGAGCCGGGACTGTTCGCGGGCGGCTTTCTGGGTGAGGCCAGCGCGGCGGGCGATTTCGCGGCGGAGGTAGATCGTGAAGTAGCGCCATAGGTCGGATGCGTGGTTGTTCCAGAGCACCGCACCCGCGTAGTCGTACCGGTCGGGGTGGAGCGGGGTGCCGAGTTCGGGGGCGTTGTCGGGGTGGTGGGTGCCGCAGCGGCAGGGCCGGTTCCCGGGCCGGTTGTGGACCGCACCGAACGAGGGTGCGGTGAGGGTGGCGAAGACGCGGGGGTGGTCGCGGATCGTGTGGGGGGTGCCTTTGTCGGGGTCGCCGGTGAGGCCGGCTCGGATGAGGTGGTAGGTGTCGCCGGCGTAGGTCCAGGCGCAGGCGGGGCAGCGGGAGGCGCGGCGGTTGCCGCAGGCGATGCGTAACCGGCCGCCGGGCTCGGTGTCGGTCGTGTAGTGGCGCAGGAGTGTGCCGGTGGTCCGGTCGGTGGTCTTGGTGGCGCCGGTGAGGTGGATGGGCTGGGCGCATCCTCCGGTGCGGCGGATCTGTTCGTTCCAGCGGTCGAAGCCGGTGGACCCGGCCACCCTCAGCACGTCGGCGAGGGTGGTCGGGTCCAGGCCCGCCGCGGTGGCGGTGTCGGTCATGCGAGCACCTCTTGCCGGCAGGTGAGGAACGCCGTCCCGATCCACTTCGTGTAGGCCAGGGGGATCGCCTCGGTGAGTTCCTCGCGGACGTCGGTCCAGGTGATGCCCATCGCGGTCTGCATCTCGGGGACGGAGGCCTTGCCGCCGCCGGAGCCGTACGGGGCGACGTAGGGCCCTTCCCGGTAGATGCCGTGGCGGTGGCCGCGGACGTAGCCCCGGTGCACTCGGTGGGTGGGACGAGGGGTGGTCCAGTTGCCGAGTTCGAAGTTGCGGTGGCGCAGGACGCCGAGGCCGAACATCTCCCCGCACAGGGACAGGTCCTTGCGGATGGTGGCGCGGCCGTTGGGCTGCTCGATCACGTACGGGAGGCCGGTCCGTTCCAGGAGTTCGCGGGTGGGGGCGACCAGGTCGTCATGGAGTCCGCCCCAGCCCTGGGACCGGTTGGTGCCCACGGTGAGTGCGCACTGTGCCTGGCAGGGGGGTGAGGCGTGCACGAGGGTGTAGCGCTCGATCTCACCGGTGGTGATGAGGTGGGCGAGGCGCTCCAGTGCGTCTCCCCGGTGCATCGGGAAGGGGTAGTTGGGCCGTGCGGCGATGTCGACGCCGTCGATGTTGAAGCCGGCGCGGTGGTAGCCCGTGGCGGCCCCGCCAGCGCAGGAGAAGAGGTCAAGGACGCGAGGCATGGTGGTCACCGTCCGGTCCGGTTGTGGGCGGGTCCGTGGTTGGCGGTGTAGCCCTCCACCAGGGCGCGGACCTGTGCGTCACCGGTAGCGGTGGCCGAGGCGCCGCAGTGGCAGACGGCGGATCCGGTGGCGGGGGCGTTGGGGGACGGCTTGCTGACGTGCAGGCCGGGGCGGTCCGGGGTCGGGGTCAGGTCGGACACGGCGGTCACCTCCCGGCGCGGGCGTAGGCGCGAGCGGGGAGGACGTGGCCGGTCCCGTTGCAGGGGTGGCAGGTCGCGGTGACCGTCTCGCGGTGGCCGTCCGGGGTGGTCTGGCCGGTGGTGATGGCGACCTGGGGGAAGCCGTCACAGTGGGCACAGATCGGCCGGGGCAGGGTGTTCTCGGGCATGATGGGATCTCCCTTTCGGGTCTGCGAGATCTGGAGGGTGTTGAGGCGCCCGGGGCGGCGGAAGTTTGGCGACCGAGGCCGCCCCGGGGGCTGTTAGCGCTGGCGGTTGTGGCTGTTGAGCAGGGAGCGCAGGACGACCGCGCAGATCGCGACGGATGCGGCGGTGATCGCGACCGCGAGGAGCATCGAGACCAGGACCGCACCGACCACGAGGACCACGGCGGTGCCGCCGGCGACAGCCACAGCGAGGGTGCCGGGGGTGAGCTGCACCGCGGACCGAGCGGCCGGAACGGGCGCCGGGACCGGGGCGGGGGTGTGGTGGCAGTCGCAGGCCGGCGGGTGCACGAGGCCGGTGAGCGGCGGGACGAGGGACGTTGCCGCGGTGGGCGGGGTGTCGGGTGCCGGGTACTTCGGGGTGAACATGGCTTGCTCCTTTCAGGCGTTGCAGCGGTGTGTTTTGGCGGCGAGTTCGGCGGCGGGTCGGTTGGCGTAGTCGGCGGAGAAGTTGCAGCCGGGGGCGGTGCAGGCCGCGGTGTGCTTGGTGCGGCCACGGCCGTCGTAGTGGGTGCCGACCCTCACGGGGCCGATGCGGATCACGTTGGTGAAGCGGTTCGGGCGCGGCATGGTGTGGGCTTCCCTTCTGTGTCAGGCGAGTTGGGCGGTGATCGCAGCGGCCAGTGGTGCAGGGACCCCGAGGCGAGCACGCAGGGTGGTGGCGTCGATGGGGTGGCCGGTGGTGGCGTGGTGGGAGTTGGCGAGCTTTCGGGCGTGGTCCAGCAGTGCCGGCGGAACAGCGACCGCGGCCGGGGCAGGAACGGGCTCC harbors:
- a CDS encoding mobile element transfer protein, encoding MPRPNRFTNVIRIGPVRVGTHYDGRGRTKHTAACTAPGCNFSADYANRPAAELAAKTHRCNA
- the repSA gene encoding replication initiator protein RepSA, whose amino-acid sequence is MTDTATAAGLDPTTLADVLRVAGSTGFDRWNEQIRRTGGCAQPIHLTGATKTTDRTTGTLLRHYTTDTEPGGRLRIACGNRRASRCPACAWTYAGDTYHLIRAGLTGDPDKGTPHTIRDHPRVFATLTAPSFGAVHNRPGNRPCRCGTHHPDNAPELGTPLHPDRYDYAGAVLWNNHASDLWRYFTIYLRREIARRAGLTQKAAREQSRLSFGKVAEYQKRGAVHFHAVIRFDGPDGPDSPPPAWATLTLLDDAIRAAAARVEVVVPANEEAGFITPWVLRWGTQLDVQPIGAFGNGEDLTEQAVASYVAKYATKAAETTGTVDHRIGNKEALILLDVPDHPRRLIEACLDLHHAYPDRKLRDWAHMLGFRGHFSTKSRRYSTTLGALRQVRADYRAAQQRAALGLPGPDEHPEATTLTLAHWTYAGHGHTPGESWLAANIHRDIQHNRDAAREARLGGVLDEYDD
- a CDS encoding SpdD protein — its product is MFTPKYPAPDTPPTAATSLVPPLTGLVHPPACDCHHTPAPVPAPVPAARSAVQLTPGTLAVAVAGGTAVVLVVGAVLVSMLLAVAITAASVAICAVVLRSLLNSHNRQR
- a CDS encoding DNA methylase codes for the protein MPRVLDLFSCAGGAATGYHRAGFNIDGVDIAARPNYPFPMHRGDALERLAHLITTGEIERYTLVHASPPCQAQCALTVGTNRSQGWGGLHDDLVAPTRELLERTGLPYVIEQPNGRATIRKDLSLCGEMFGLGVLRHRNFELGNWTTPRPTHRVHRGYVRGHRHGIYREGPYVAPYGSGGGKASVPEMQTAMGITWTDVREELTEAIPLAYTKWIGTAFLTCRQEVLA